A stretch of the Pirellulales bacterium genome encodes the following:
- a CDS encoding c-type cytochrome domain-containing protein produces the protein MRTAILLVAVAGWSLTIGLADPAIADETDDAIKSVDQSLATAGKAFREKQLDKAAAALAEAKTTLKSVSDGDLSPAMRTKVDALEERIAAGDRALTKLKAPATTAPAESKTGAPADKATESKKKPAGSTPAAATAKAKKPAKPRKTAKALPTGPSFTSDVAPILIAKCGNCHVRGSRGGLSMATFAALEKGTRNGPILTPGSAQDSRMANLMLSGAMPKTGTKVTPEELDLISRWINAGALFDGTDRTAPLGQKPSETEMDGLVKATGKESVQFARDLAPVLVKHCVGCHGGDNPGGQLRLETFAGLLQGGTTGKAIEADKPTESLLLKRIRGIDGDRMPLDKPPLSDQEIAQFETWLKEGAKFDGSDAAAPLRVAVEESLAGRMTHEELTTKRVAQAHKLWALAAPDEAAQEVQTSNFILMGNVSSARLNEISELAEAERVKIVKLLKLDPETPLVKGTLAVFVLKRQFDYSEFVRMVEGREAPRGAAGHANVKGSDLYACVTASTDNDAILPALIAEQIAGGFLLSFNNLPPWFAAGAARAIAARVEPRNPLVKQWEADVQNLPATDTPDAFLSATVFDAELSARSYAFVRSLTQKLPAFQSLIAALVEERDFEQAVTDTFRSNTRALVELWLRRKPGRG, from the coding sequence ATGCGCACGGCAATTCTTCTCGTGGCCGTCGCTGGATGGTCCCTGACGATCGGGTTGGCTGACCCCGCCATCGCCGACGAGACGGACGACGCGATCAAGTCTGTCGATCAGTCGCTGGCCACGGCGGGCAAGGCATTCCGCGAAAAGCAGCTCGATAAGGCCGCTGCGGCGCTGGCCGAAGCCAAAACAACGCTTAAGAGTGTGAGCGACGGCGACCTCTCGCCTGCCATGCGCACCAAGGTCGATGCACTCGAGGAGCGCATCGCCGCCGGGGATCGGGCGCTCACGAAGCTCAAGGCACCGGCGACCACTGCCCCCGCAGAGTCAAAAACCGGTGCTCCGGCAGATAAGGCGACCGAGAGTAAAAAGAAGCCGGCCGGATCAACCCCCGCAGCAGCAACTGCCAAGGCCAAGAAGCCAGCTAAGCCGCGTAAGACCGCCAAGGCCTTGCCGACAGGACCAAGTTTCACATCCGATGTCGCACCGATCTTGATCGCCAAGTGTGGCAATTGCCATGTGCGCGGCTCGCGCGGCGGGCTGAGCATGGCAACGTTCGCGGCACTCGAGAAAGGGACGCGTAACGGTCCGATCCTCACCCCCGGTAGCGCTCAAGACAGCCGGATGGCGAATCTGATGCTTTCGGGTGCGATGCCCAAGACCGGCACCAAAGTCACGCCCGAGGAGTTGGACCTGATTTCGCGCTGGATCAATGCCGGAGCACTTTTCGACGGCACCGATCGCACAGCTCCATTGGGCCAGAAGCCGTCCGAGACGGAAATGGACGGGCTCGTCAAAGCGACCGGCAAAGAGAGCGTGCAGTTCGCCCGCGATCTGGCTCCGGTGCTCGTGAAGCATTGCGTCGGCTGCCACGGTGGCGACAACCCGGGCGGACAGTTGCGGCTCGAAACCTTCGCCGGACTGCTGCAAGGAGGCACGACGGGCAAGGCCATCGAAGCGGACAAGCCGACCGAGAGTTTACTGCTGAAGCGAATTCGCGGCATTGATGGTGACCGGATGCCGCTCGATAAGCCGCCGCTTTCGGATCAAGAGATCGCACAGTTCGAGACCTGGTTGAAAGAAGGAGCCAAGTTCGACGGCTCGGATGCGGCGGCGCCGCTGCGCGTGGCGGTCGAAGAATCGCTCGCCGGTCGGATGACGCATGAAGAATTAACCACCAAGCGAGTGGCCCAGGCGCACAAGTTGTGGGCTCTGGCAGCGCCGGACGAAGCTGCGCAGGAGGTACAGACCTCGAATTTTATTCTGATGGGCAACGTCTCGTCGGCGCGATTGAACGAGATCTCGGAACTGGCCGAGGCCGAACGCGTCAAGATCGTGAAGCTGTTGAAGCTCGACCCCGAGACACCACTCGTGAAGGGGACCCTGGCCGTTTTCGTGCTGAAACGGCAGTTCGACTACAGCGAGTTCGTTCGCATGGTCGAGGGGCGCGAAGCACCGCGCGGCGCTGCAGGGCATGCGAACGTCAAAGGTTCGGACCTGTACGCGTGCGTCACCGCCAGCACGGACAACGACGCGATCTTACCGGCCCTGATTGCCGAGCAAATCGCTGGCGGGTTTTTGTTGAGTTTCAACAATCTGCCCCCCTGGTTCGCGGCCGGAGCAGCCCGCGCGATCGCAGCACGCGTCGAGCCGCGCAACCCGTTAGTGAAGCAATGGGAGGCCGACGTGCAAAACCTGCCGGCGACTGATACGCCGGACGCTTTCCTATCGGCCACGGTGTTCGATGCGGAACTGTCCGCGCGCAGCTACGCCTTTGTCCGCAGCCTGACTCAGAAGCTGCCGGCGTTTCAATCGCTGATCGCGGCGCTGGTCGAAGAACGCGACTTCGAGCAGGCCGTGACGGACACTTTTCGTTCGAACACGCGAGCGTTGGTCGAGCTGTGGCTGCGGCGCAAACCGGGGCGCGGATAG
- a CDS encoding glutaredoxin family protein codes for MMSSDSSSRLKTLPTKDSIRVKVVLYTRQGCHLCDDALALLRRHGLEPGEVDIDQYPDLRDRYNLCVPVVEIDGRERFRGRIDLRLLRRLIAGRSAD; via the coding sequence ATGATGTCGAGCGACAGCTCGTCGCGCCTGAAAACGCTACCGACGAAGGACTCGATCCGCGTGAAGGTCGTTCTCTATACCCGCCAGGGCTGCCACCTGTGCGACGACGCACTAGCACTCCTGCGCCGGCACGGTCTGGAACCTGGCGAGGTCGACATCGACCAGTACCCTGACCTTCGCGATCGCTACAATTTGTGCGTGCCTGTGGTCGAAATCGATGGTCGCGAGCGCTTTCGCGGGCGCATCGACTTGCGGCTGCTGCGGCGCCTGATTGCAGGCCGTTCGGCCGATTAG
- the thiO gene encoding glycine oxidase ThiO — MAEDCLILGGGVIGLSLAYELAGAGASVHVVERGTTGREASWAGAGILPPGNITDPQTADERLIRLCHDLHPRWSAQLREETGIDNEYRRTGGLYLARTAEEATAVRQQGHKWRDLGISVEFPTASQLRDIEPALAWAKTDSENAESENDDALFAPDEAQLRNPRHLRALRAACAARGVRLTEGESVEDFEIAGKRVTGVRTAANRHVAGAICVTGGAWSKAALARLGTTIALKPIRGQIALLQAPAKLLRRVINDGKRYLVPRADGRVLVGSTEEDVGFLKRTTVEAIGELLRFAGELVPGLQQATLETSWAGLRPMTPDERPYLGRVPDFENAFVAAGHFRAGLQLSPGTAVIMRQAMLGQPIELELAAFRVDRG, encoded by the coding sequence GTGGCGGAAGACTGCCTGATTCTCGGCGGGGGCGTAATCGGCCTCTCGCTAGCCTATGAGCTGGCGGGCGCAGGCGCGTCGGTCCACGTCGTCGAGCGCGGCACCACCGGACGCGAGGCATCCTGGGCTGGCGCCGGCATTTTGCCCCCCGGCAATATCACAGACCCGCAAACGGCCGACGAGCGTCTGATCCGCCTTTGCCACGACCTGCACCCACGCTGGTCGGCTCAGTTACGCGAAGAAACCGGCATCGATAACGAATATCGCCGCACCGGAGGGCTGTATCTCGCTCGGACGGCCGAGGAAGCAACGGCCGTCCGGCAGCAGGGACACAAATGGCGCGATCTCGGCATCTCGGTCGAGTTCCCCACGGCTTCGCAGCTACGAGATATCGAACCAGCACTTGCCTGGGCCAAGACCGATTCTGAGAACGCAGAATCAGAGAACGACGATGCCTTGTTCGCTCCCGACGAAGCTCAACTACGCAACCCCCGCCATCTACGCGCTTTACGAGCAGCTTGTGCCGCGCGAGGTGTCCGTCTGACCGAAGGGGAAAGCGTCGAAGATTTCGAAATCGCGGGCAAACGGGTCACCGGCGTGCGAACCGCTGCGAATCGCCACGTTGCCGGCGCGATTTGTGTCACCGGGGGTGCCTGGAGCAAGGCCGCACTGGCTCGCCTCGGCACGACGATCGCCTTGAAGCCGATTCGCGGACAGATCGCGCTCTTGCAGGCCCCAGCGAAATTACTGCGGCGCGTTATCAACGACGGAAAGCGTTACCTCGTACCCCGCGCCGATGGCCGTGTGCTGGTCGGTTCGACCGAGGAAGACGTTGGATTTCTGAAACGTACGACGGTCGAGGCCATCGGCGAGCTGCTACGATTCGCGGGCGAGCTGGTCCCGGGCCTGCAACAAGCTACGCTGGAAACATCATGGGCCGGATTGCGACCGATGACTCCCGACGAGCGCCCCTATCTGGGGCGCGTGCCGGACTTCGAGAACGCCTTTGTCGCCGCAGGACATTTTCGAGCCGGCCTGCAACTCTCGCCGGGCACGGCCGTCATCATGCGGCAAGCAATGCTCGGCCAGCCGATTGAACTGGAACTGGCCGCGTTTCGTGTCGACCGAGGATGA
- a CDS encoding NAD-binding protein, with amino-acid sequence MAVDTPATVAVIGAGPIGLEAALYARFLGYDVRIFERNVAAGNLLTTDATWHCAWRESISPLGIAALAAQQPNWQPPPTETILRAAELAELYFVPLAQSDLLVDNLLVGREVIGIERDLAPGELPEEDEVTGFRLRIRSTEGEEVETADIVIDTSGIVPTADAERLVFGALRFAESEGEASIPSDTSPQRLLTAEADYYVLGMKSAKVPSEFRYVDGLRQIRDLFTIIADRSSLDLYANVAATN; translated from the coding sequence ATGGCAGTTGATACCCCCGCCACGGTCGCCGTCATCGGCGCAGGCCCCATCGGTCTTGAAGCCGCGCTCTACGCGCGATTCCTGGGCTACGACGTGCGTATCTTCGAACGAAACGTCGCTGCCGGCAATCTGCTCACTACCGACGCCACGTGGCACTGCGCCTGGCGCGAAAGCATTTCGCCGCTGGGTATCGCGGCGTTAGCCGCTCAACAACCCAACTGGCAACCGCCACCGACTGAGACGATCCTGCGAGCGGCCGAGCTGGCCGAGCTGTATTTCGTCCCTCTCGCGCAATCAGACCTGCTAGTGGACAACCTGCTCGTCGGTCGCGAAGTGATCGGCATCGAGCGCGACCTGGCCCCCGGTGAACTTCCCGAAGAGGACGAAGTCACCGGCTTCCGGCTGCGAATCCGCTCGACCGAGGGAGAGGAAGTCGAAACAGCCGATATCGTGATCGACACATCGGGCATCGTCCCCACGGCTGACGCCGAGCGTTTAGTCTTTGGCGCGTTACGCTTCGCCGAGTCCGAAGGCGAGGCTTCGATCCCGAGCGACACATCGCCGCAGCGGCTGCTGACGGCCGAAGCGGACTATTACGTTCTGGGGATGAAAAGTGCGAAAGTCCCCAGCGAATTCCGGTATGTCGACGGGCTGCGGCAGATCCGAGACTTGTTCACGATCATCGCCGACCGTTCCTCGCTCGACCTGTACGCCAACGTCGCCGCGACGAACTGA
- a CDS encoding lipase, which produces MRWVCVQLARSILILLFAGHASQADEPLGLSRWPVIRANFLADPPNVVAPTRGGTQLWGDVVCCGRWRIQRNVMTGHCRLLDPDDVRRAWGSQDSCQTHLNDLKRRGVVEPVHGTVVLVLHGLLGSRQQMAPLVEALEEDSTWTVISVAYPSTRASVADHAAALRSIMANLQGAREIHFVAHSLGNLVIRHYLSDHAAAHEGRSDPRLGRFVMLGPPNHGSRVADTLGGNAIFDTTLGESAQQLAHRWRELEPHLSTPPCEFGIIAGGRGNQSGFNPLLDGDDDGTVRVAEARLVGASDFVLVDALHSSLMANRSVQELTRRYLHTGSFRRDGTCEPIRDESHDQP; this is translated from the coding sequence ATGCGCTGGGTCTGCGTTCAACTCGCGCGATCGATTCTGATTCTGTTGTTCGCCGGCCATGCTTCGCAGGCTGACGAGCCGTTGGGCCTTTCGCGCTGGCCCGTGATTCGCGCGAATTTTCTGGCCGATCCTCCCAATGTCGTCGCGCCGACGCGCGGCGGAACGCAGTTGTGGGGGGACGTCGTCTGCTGCGGACGTTGGCGCATCCAGCGCAACGTCATGACAGGCCATTGTCGCCTGCTCGATCCGGACGATGTGCGGCGAGCTTGGGGAAGCCAGGATTCGTGCCAAACACATTTGAACGACCTGAAACGGCGCGGCGTCGTCGAGCCTGTACATGGGACCGTGGTGTTGGTGCTGCACGGCCTGTTGGGAAGCCGGCAACAGATGGCCCCCTTGGTCGAAGCGTTGGAAGAGGACAGCACTTGGACCGTGATCAGCGTCGCTTATCCCAGCACGAGGGCGTCAGTAGCTGACCATGCGGCGGCGCTGCGTTCGATCATGGCCAATCTGCAGGGAGCGCGCGAGATCCATTTCGTGGCTCACAGCCTCGGCAACCTCGTGATTCGTCACTACTTGTCAGACCATGCGGCCGCGCACGAGGGTCGTAGTGATCCGCGGCTGGGGCGGTTTGTCATGCTTGGTCCGCCCAACCATGGCTCGCGCGTGGCGGACACTCTGGGGGGCAATGCGATCTTCGATACGACGCTGGGAGAATCCGCCCAGCAATTGGCGCATCGCTGGCGCGAGTTGGAGCCACACCTGTCGACGCCACCCTGCGAGTTCGGGATCATCGCTGGCGGCCGAGGTAATCAGAGCGGGTTTAATCCGTTGCTGGATGGCGACGACGACGGCACCGTACGCGTGGCCGAGGCCCGCCTGGTCGGGGCCAGCGATTTTGTCCTGGTCGACGCGCTGCACTCGTCACTGATGGCCAATCGATCGGTCCAAGAACTGACACGTCGTTACCTGCACACCGGTTCGTTCCGCAGGGACGGAACTTGCGAGCCGATCCGGGACGAATCGCACGACCAACCGTGA
- a CDS encoding AAA family ATPase, producing the protein MYEAYWQLQQKPFATQCEAKAYYPTETHQGALLKLRYAIENRRGAALLIGPSGCGKTMLVRMLAEQLPESYRPFVHLVFPQMPVADLLAYLAVELQATSERDSAAPSTDTSVRRIQHRLAEIAAQGGHAVIAIDEAHLIDGGRAFEALRLLLNFEAASGPALTLLLVGQTGLAPMLSRMPQLEERLAVKCLIRSLSIEETMSYVQHRLAVAGSDRTIFEPAAIEAVHEMSHGIPRQINRLCDLALLVGFAEEYRTIGPAHIEAVGQDLVTITSC; encoded by the coding sequence ATGTACGAAGCCTACTGGCAGTTGCAGCAGAAACCGTTCGCCACACAGTGCGAAGCGAAGGCCTACTACCCCACCGAAACGCATCAAGGAGCGCTTCTGAAGCTGCGCTACGCGATCGAGAACCGGCGTGGCGCGGCCTTGTTGATTGGCCCCTCGGGCTGCGGCAAGACGATGCTCGTGCGGATGTTGGCCGAGCAACTGCCGGAGAGCTATCGCCCCTTCGTGCATCTGGTTTTTCCGCAGATGCCAGTTGCTGACCTGCTGGCGTATCTGGCCGTCGAACTGCAAGCGACTTCGGAACGTGATTCCGCGGCGCCGTCGACCGACACCAGCGTGCGGCGGATTCAACACCGTCTCGCCGAAATCGCCGCCCAAGGGGGGCACGCCGTCATCGCGATCGACGAAGCGCACCTGATCGACGGTGGTCGGGCCTTCGAGGCGCTGCGGTTGCTGTTGAACTTCGAAGCGGCAAGTGGACCTGCGCTGACCTTGCTTCTGGTCGGTCAGACCGGGCTGGCGCCGATGCTCTCGCGGATGCCTCAGCTAGAAGAGCGGCTGGCCGTTAAATGCCTGATCCGGTCGCTATCGATCGAAGAGACCATGTCGTATGTACAACATCGGCTGGCCGTGGCGGGGAGTGACCGCACAATCTTCGAGCCCGCCGCGATCGAGGCCGTGCATGAAATGTCGCACGGTATTCCGCGACAGATCAACCGGCTGTGCGACCTGGCTTTGCTGGTCGGCTTTGCCGAAGAATATCGCACGATCGGGCCGGCCCACATCGAGGCGGTGGGGCAGGATCTGGTCACCATCACGTCCTGCTAG